The Candidatus Firestonebacteria bacterium RIFOXYD2_FULL_39_29 genome includes a region encoding these proteins:
- a CDS encoding F0F1 ATP synthase subunit alpha: MAKEVKTSPEEITSILKGLITEFESKLDRKNTGIVLQVGDGICRVYGLDEVRYFELVEFKEGVFGIALNLERDNIGIVILGNDEAIKEGDIVKCTGRVVEVPVGKELCGRVIDALGNPLDGKGTIPNKKTRPIEMRAPSVVERAPVKNPLQTGIKAIDSMIPIGRGQRELIIGDRQTGKTAIAIDAIINQKNTDVICIYVAIGQKKSTVAQVVDVLQKNGALDHTIIVSATASDPASLQYIAPYAGCSIGEEFRDSGRHALIIYDDLSKHAVAYREISLLLRRPPGREAYPGDIFYLHSRLLERAAKMNDEKGGGTLTALPIIETQAGDISAYIPTNVISITDGQIYLEGNLFYSGIRPAINAGLSVSRVGGAAQNKAMRKAAGGLRNTLSQYWELVNFAQFGAELDKVTQSQLDRGQRLVEILKQEQYKPVSVEKQVIILFAVTKGHIDDVPVEKVKDFEAGLFKFMEENHNKIITRIKDFLDLEPDIIEALGKAIANYKQEFLNNSPED, from the coding sequence ATGGCTAAAGAAGTAAAGACAAGTCCTGAAGAGATAACTTCTATTTTGAAAGGCCTCATAACTGAATTTGAAAGCAAGCTGGACCGGAAAAACACGGGTATTGTTCTCCAGGTTGGCGACGGCATTTGCCGGGTTTACGGTCTCGATGAGGTAAGGTATTTTGAGCTGGTAGAGTTCAAAGAAGGGGTTTTTGGTATAGCGCTCAATCTGGAAAGAGATAATATAGGTATCGTTATTCTCGGAAACGATGAAGCAATAAAAGAAGGGGATATTGTAAAGTGCACCGGCAGAGTAGTTGAAGTACCGGTTGGGAAAGAACTTTGCGGCAGGGTTATTGACGCACTCGGAAATCCTCTGGACGGCAAAGGTACTATTCCTAATAAAAAAACAAGACCCATCGAAATGAGAGCACCTTCGGTCGTGGAAAGAGCGCCCGTAAAAAATCCTCTGCAAACCGGAATTAAGGCGATCGATTCCATGATCCCGATAGGCAGAGGCCAGCGCGAACTAATTATCGGGGACAGGCAAACCGGTAAAACCGCCATCGCCATTGATGCGATAATTAATCAAAAAAATACAGATGTCATTTGTATATATGTTGCTATAGGTCAGAAAAAATCCACAGTGGCGCAGGTAGTTGATGTTCTTCAGAAAAACGGGGCACTTGACCATACGATAATTGTTTCCGCTACTGCTTCCGATCCCGCCTCCCTTCAATATATAGCGCCTTACGCAGGATGCTCGATTGGTGAAGAGTTCAGGGATTCAGGAAGGCATGCGCTGATAATCTATGATGATCTTTCAAAACATGCAGTTGCTTACAGAGAGATCTCTTTACTTCTTAGAAGACCTCCAGGCAGAGAAGCATACCCGGGAGATATTTTCTATCTTCACTCCCGCCTGCTGGAAAGGGCGGCCAAGATGAATGATGAAAAAGGCGGCGGGACTTTAACAGCACTTCCTATAATAGAAACACAAGCAGGGGATATTTCAGCGTATATTCCGACAAATGTTATTTCTATAACCGACGGGCAGATATATCTCGAAGGTAATTTATTCTACTCCGGTATCCGCCCTGCCATAAATGCCGGACTTTCAGTTTCCAGGGTCGGCGGTGCCGCGCAAAACAAAGCTATGAGAAAAGCAGCAGGGGGACTCCGGAATACACTTAGTCAGTACTGGGAACTTGTTAATTTCGCGCAGTTTGGCGCAGAACTGGACAAAGTAACTCAATCCCAGCTTGACCGCGGACAACGTCTGGTGGAAATACTTAAGCAGGAGCAGTATAAACCGGTTTCCGTTGAAAAACAAGTCATTATACTTTTTGCCGTGACAAAAGGCCATATTGATGATGTGCCCGTGGAAAAAGTAAAGGATTTTGAAGCCGGGCTGTTTAAATTTATGGAGGAGAACCACAATAAAATAATTACAAGAATTAAAGACTTTTTGGACCTTGAGCCGGACATTATCGAGGCGCTTGGAAAAGCTATAGCAAATTACAAACAAGAGTTTTTAAATAACTCTCCGGAGGATTAA
- a CDS encoding ATP synthase F1 subunit delta: MLVKTIAKKYAKALYEISKEQNKVEETRAALFDITSSMDRKAYEAFSNPKVTLENKVAGIEKVFAEKLSKELVNFLSLLIEKKRFTFLPEIGIEFKSIYDENHGFKAAKIKSAFSLSEEQKAKITSALEKRYKSRFLVEYSVEASLLGGMIISIGTEMYDGSLKNKLAEIGTLLLK, translated from the coding sequence ATGCTTGTTAAAACTATAGCAAAAAAATACGCAAAGGCTCTGTATGAAATTTCCAAAGAGCAAAATAAGGTTGAAGAAACAAGGGCCGCTCTTTTTGATATTACATCTTCTATGGACAGAAAAGCATATGAAGCTTTCAGCAATCCCAAAGTTACTCTTGAAAACAAAGTGGCCGGAATAGAAAAAGTATTTGCAGAAAAACTTTCAAAAGAACTGGTTAACTTTCTTTCTTTGCTTATAGAAAAAAAACGTTTTACTTTTTTACCGGAGATAGGTATTGAGTTTAAGAGTATCTACGATGAAAATCACGGTTTTAAGGCAGCTAAAATCAAGAGCGCCTTCTCTCTTTCGGAAGAACAAAAGGCGAAAATAACAAGCGCACTGGAAAAAAGATATAAAAGCAGATTCCTTGTAGAATATTCGGTAGAAGCTTCTTTACTCGGCGGAATGATCATAAGTATAGGCACGGAAATGTACGACGGAAGCTTAAAAAATAAACTTGCTGAAATTGGAACCCTGCTTTTAAAGTAG
- a CDS encoding ATP synthase F0 subunit C has protein sequence MGILEVSIFAAGFAMAIGSLMTGLGQGITAGKAVEGISRQPEAAGKIQGAMILALAFIESIAIYVLAIAIIILFANPFTAPAMSVEKAKAEVEVLKLELEKNKLEKELSMVKVAAPKAEAKKK, from the coding sequence ATGGGGATATTGGAAGTTTCTATTTTTGCGGCAGGGTTTGCAATGGCAATAGGGTCTCTTATGACGGGACTCGGACAGGGAATTACGGCAGGAAAAGCAGTGGAAGGTATTTCCAGACAGCCGGAAGCGGCAGGAAAAATCCAGGGCGCAATGATACTGGCGCTTGCTTTTATTGAATCTATCGCGATCTACGTGCTGGCAATTGCGATTATCATACTCTTTGCGAACCCCTTCACGGCTCCCGCAATGAGCGTGGAGAAAGCAAAAGCCGAAGTAGAGGTTTTAAAACTCGAACTGGAAAAAAACAAGCTCGAAAAAGAGCTTTCCATGGTTAAAGTAGCAGCTCCCAAAGCAGAAGCAAAAAAGAAATAA
- a CDS encoding ATP synthase F0 subunit B: MVDLSVDLPLILINIATFLAGMVLIWFVFLKGFSKKMQDRTDLIKNTIDSAEKQKIDVEKLKAEYEKQLETIEKKFQEKIREATKEGNEIRNDIVLKAREEAKELLEKTKEKLDIEKEKMLKEMRIEVATLGITIAEKVIKQSINKETQDKIVEDIIKEVENT, encoded by the coding sequence ATGGTTGATTTAAGCGTTGATTTACCTTTAATATTAATAAATATCGCCACTTTCCTTGCGGGAATGGTGCTTATTTGGTTCGTATTCCTTAAAGGTTTTTCAAAAAAGATGCAGGACCGGACAGATTTGATAAAAAACACTATAGATTCGGCGGAAAAACAAAAAATTGACGTTGAAAAACTTAAGGCAGAGTACGAGAAACAACTGGAGACTATAGAAAAAAAGTTTCAGGAAAAAATCCGCGAGGCAACAAAAGAAGGCAATGAAATCAGAAATGACATTGTTCTAAAAGCACGCGAAGAAGCAAAAGAGCTCCTTGAAAAGACCAAGGAAAAATTGGATATTGAAAAAGAAAAAATGCTTAAAGAAATGCGCATTGAAGTAGCAACACTCGGGATAACTATCGCTGAGAAAGTAATAAAACAAAGTATCAATAAAGAAACACAGGATAAGATAGTTGAGGATATTATAAAAGAAGTAGAAAATACCTGA
- a CDS encoding antirepressor, translating into MNSDKNLIQFEGTKIRRHWDKQKEKWYFSVVDVVGVLSESNNPAVYWRVLKKRLLDEGSNETVTKCNGLKMVAADGKMRETDIADTETMFRIIQSIPSPKAEPFKQWLAKVGYERLQDMGDPARSVDRGRLYWQQQGRSDKWIQQRMMGQETRNKLTDYWKDHKIIREEEYAFLTNIIHKEWAGVTVKKHKEIKKLKTQNLRDHMSEAELIFTALAELSTRQIAETVQADGLVQNTDAAKKGGKIAKHARLQLEEKTGKSIITEENFLPPAGLKKKIKK; encoded by the coding sequence ATGAATAGTGATAAAAATCTTATTCAATTTGAAGGAACGAAAATTAGAAGACATTGGGATAAACAGAAAGAAAAGTGGTATTTTTCTGTTGTGGATGTGGTTGGTGTGCTGTCTGAAAGTAATAATCCGGCCGTTTATTGGCGTGTATTAAAAAAAAGGTTATTGGATGAGGGTTCAAATGAAACCGTTACAAAATGTAACGGTTTGAAAATGGTTGCTGCGGATGGAAAAATGAGAGAAACCGACATAGCCGATACTGAAACAATGTTTAGAATTATACAATCAATACCCTCCCCAAAAGCCGAACCTTTTAAGCAATGGCTTGCAAAGGTGGGCTATGAACGGCTTCAGGATATGGGTGATCCCGCCCGCTCTGTTGACCGCGGACGTTTATACTGGCAACAGCAGGGAAGAAGTGATAAATGGATTCAGCAGCGGATGATGGGACAGGAGACGCGCAATAAGTTAACAGATTATTGGAAAGATCATAAGATTATCAGAGAAGAGGAATATGCGTTTCTCACCAACATTATCCATAAGGAATGGGCCGGTGTAACGGTGAAAAAACATAAAGAAATAAAAAAGCTTAAAACACAGAATCTCAGGGATCATATGAGTGAGGCAGAACTGATTTTTACGGCGCTGGCCGAACTTTCCACCAGACAAATCGCAGAGACTGTTCAGGCTGACGGCCTGGTTCAAAATACCGATGCAGCCAAAAAAGGCGGAAAGATTGCAAAGCACGCCAGGCTTCAATTGGAAGAAAAAACCGGAAAAAGTATAATTACGGAGGAGAACTTTTTACCTCCTGCCGGACTAAAGAAGAAGATAAAGAAATGA
- a CDS encoding ATP synthase F0 subunit A, which produces MAAEEEGIKELIFIHIPGIPEALTMSWLVMAVIVFIAFMGSIAMKLAPKGFQNFLEFSIEWINTKIADFMGEAGKPFFPLFAMLFSFIFISNLIGLVPGLKSPTSNLSINLSLALIIFLATHFFGIMKKGVKNYFRHFIEPKGGPLLLYYLFLVPLFILIHTVGELIRPISLTLRLFFNILAKEILLSVLAFLFTVFIVLYIPPAKIFGIPVSGIIKDGLIALPVILRPGIILLGAFVSFVQALVFTVLSMIYIGSAIEEHEH; this is translated from the coding sequence ATGGCTGCAGAAGAAGAAGGTATAAAAGAACTTATATTTATTCACATCCCCGGTATTCCGGAGGCCCTGACAATGTCATGGCTCGTTATGGCTGTTATTGTTTTCATAGCATTCATGGGTTCTATCGCTATGAAGCTGGCGCCAAAAGGCTTTCAAAATTTTTTGGAATTTTCCATAGAATGGATAAACACTAAAATTGCGGATTTTATGGGTGAAGCCGGAAAGCCGTTCTTCCCTCTCTTTGCCATGCTCTTTTCTTTTATCTTTATCTCAAATTTGATAGGCCTTGTCCCGGGGCTTAAATCCCCTACAAGCAACTTAAGCATAAATCTTTCCCTGGCTTTAATAATATTTTTAGCTACACATTTTTTTGGAATTATGAAAAAAGGGGTTAAAAATTATTTCCGTCACTTTATAGAACCAAAAGGAGGACCTCTGTTGTTATATTATTTGTTCCTTGTTCCGTTATTTATACTCATACACACGGTAGGGGAACTGATAAGGCCGATTTCACTTACTCTTAGACTTTTTTTTAATATACTTGCAAAAGAGATACTGCTTAGCGTTCTTGCGTTTCTATTTACTGTTTTTATTGTTCTGTATATTCCGCCGGCAAAAATATTCGGCATACCAGTTTCCGGTATCATAAAGGATGGCTTGATTGCATTGCCGGTTATTTTAAGACCGGGTATTATTTTACTCGGAGCTTTCGTAAGTTTTGTTCAGGCACTGGTATTCACGGTGCTCTCGATGATATATATAGGGTCAGCAATAGAAGAACATGAACATTAA
- a CDS encoding CoA-binding protein, with protein MDESLITEFMQQKVFAVVGASSNPEKYGYTITKNLIDRGYKVYPVNPRLEELHGVKCYKSLASLPEKPDVVDLVVPPKITEEVVKECLKLGLTRVWMQPGAESSAAVEFCEKNGIKVIHDTCVMMH; from the coding sequence ATGGACGAGAGTCTTATCACAGAATTTATGCAACAGAAAGTATTCGCCGTCGTCGGAGCTTCTTCAAATCCGGAAAAGTACGGCTATACTATTACTAAAAACCTGATAGATAGAGGTTATAAAGTCTATCCGGTAAACCCCAGACTGGAAGAACTTCATGGGGTGAAATGTTATAAATCTCTTGCCTCTCTTCCTGAAAAACCGGATGTTGTTGATCTGGTTGTACCTCCAAAAATTACCGAAGAAGTGGTGAAGGAATGTCTGAAACTCGGACTTACCCGCGTGTGGATGCAGCCCGGAGCAGAAAGCAGTGCCGCTGTAGAATTTTGCGAAAAAAACGGCATAAAAGTAATACACGACACCTGCGTAATGATGCATTAA